The Halomonas qaidamensis genome includes the window CTGATCAGGGCGGGACGACGCCCGTAGCGCCTGTGAAGTGAGTGGTGCAGTAGGGCCGCCAGCAGCAGGAACCAGACCACCGGGCGACCAGTGGCCACCCGAAAGGGAATCCTCTTCCTGAGTCGCGGCAGCGCGAAGGGAGGGGAGGATGTCAACGAAGTATCTCGCCAGACGCCAAATCTAGAGTGCCTTCAATTACCCTACGACCGTCCAAGACGGTGAATTCAACATGCCGATTAAAATCATGCTCACCACCAAAGGACCAGTCCCAGACACTGCTCTTATCCTGGTCTGCTAGCCGTATTTCGGTAAACCGCATGTTGTCTTGATAATGAGACGATGACTTGACGGCATCGGCAGCCTGAGTGACTGCTCCCCGCCCTAAGCGCTGGTGCGCCACGGGCGAGGCTTCCCACTTCTCAGGCCGCTGCCGGCGCGTGACCGGGCTTACGCAGGCCTCCGTGGGCAGGAACCGACAGTCCTTCGGCTCGTAGTTTGATAATACCCTGATGACGAATGTTGATCGCGGCGTTGATGTCACGGTCAATGCCTTGCGCACCACAACCGGGGCAATCCCAGGCACGAATGCTGAGCGGCATTTTATCGACCTTATGGCCGCAGCCAGCGCAGGTTTTGGAGCTGGCAAACCACTGATCGATTTTGACCAGATGCTTGCCTTGGGCTGCTGCCTTGTACACCAGCTTTTGGATCAGGCTGTGCCAACTGGCATCTGCAATATGTTTTGCCAGCTTGCGGTTTTTCAGCATGTTTTTGACTTTCAGCGTCTCAACCACCACCGCTTGGTTGTCGTCAATGAATTGTCGAGACAGCTTGTGCTGGAAATCAGCACGGGCATTGGCCAGGCGCTCGTGCGCCTTGGCAAGGGTTAGCCGTGCTTTCGCACGGCCCTTGCTGCCTTTCTGGCAGCGGGAGAGCGCTTTCTGCTTGCGGCGCAGGTTGGTGCGCGCACGCTTGAGAAAGCGGGGATTGGGGGTTTTATGACCCTCCGAGTCGATGGCGAGGTGTATCAGCCCCATGTCCACACCCAGCACGGCGTCCACTGTTTGCAGCGGTGCCGGGGCTTCCTCTCCGTCATCGACCAGCACCGAGGCGTAGTATTTGCCGGTGGTGGTGCGGGTTAAGGTGATGCTTTTCAACGTACCGGTGATCTCACGGTGAAGGCGCGCCTTGATAGACGTGAGTTTTGGTATCTTGATCTCGCCTTCACCGAGCTTGATGCCGGTGCAGTGATAGCTCGATTGTTTGCCGTGCTTACGCTTGAACCTGGGGTAACGGGCTTTTAACTGGGGGTTAAAGAAGTTCTGGAAGGCCCGATCCAGGTTAATGCACGCTTGCTGCAGCGCAATCGAGTCAAAATCCTTGAGCCAGTGATACTTGCGGGACTTCTTCGCCACCGCTAGCAGCGGCTTGAGATCTTTTTTGGCGCGGAGCTTGGTGCCATGCCGTTTGTACTGTGTGCTGATGATATGCAATGCCTTGTTGTACACAAACCGCACCGCGCCGAACTGGGCGTTCAAGAACGCTGCCTGTTCAGGGGTCGGGTAGAGACGTACTTTCGTGGCTTTCAGCATGGCATGGGGCTATTAAAGCTGTATATCTATCCATTATAAGTGGCGAAGGGCAAAGATCAAACCCTGCAGCGCTATCGCGCTGCCCGCTTATATCCCCGCCCGACTGGGCGAGGGTTTACGCGGAGTTTTGCTAATTTCCTCAGCCGTCAGTGAATCGAGAGGATGACGCCGACTTTCTGTCATCATGGTCTGTGGCACATGATCCCTAAAAAGATCGTGCACGAAGCTACGTTCTACCTGAACTTCCCCATCATGTAGCCTGGCCGGAGCAGAGAGCTCAACGGGCTCCCCATTGTAGAACGCCTGCGTCTCCCCCAAGGGCACTCGAATTTCGGTCTCACCATAAGTGATCAACAACTCATTGCTGTCATCATTGAGTTCATAGGTTGCTCCTGAAGAGCGAAGCACTTGGTCAATGGGCAAATAATCCGGCGAACCACCATGCGCCATCGCCGCTGGACTTAGCAGCAATAGAGATGACGCAAGTGACAGTGCGAGTAACGTTTTTTTGTTATCCATGATTACTCCTGGCAATGATTCCATTGTTAGGTAAAGGTTCAGTACCGATAAGATAGCGATCGTCGAGCAACCGTTGCGCTGGAGACCACTACGAATCAAGTTGTCGTAACCATAGAAATAACAGGAATGAATGCCAGGAACTTTTGAATTGCTGCCAGAGCGTTGTGGAAACGTGCCAAGCATTGGAAAAACGCTATTTTCAGCGTAAAAACAACGAGAGCTAGCTTGGAACGTGATTGTTGCTATTGGACCGAGCACTCATTTTCAGCCCTAATGCCCTCAAAGGCCGTCAACTTGCCTCTTAAACAGGAACTGATATGGCGCTAGAAGTAACCCTGTTTGCCGTATTTATCGCTGCGCTGATCACCGCTTTGACGACGGGGCTTGGTGCCCTGCCCCTAGCGTTAAGCAAAAATGTCGGTCAGAAATGGCTAAGTGCCGGTGCCGCCATCGCCGCTGGTCTAATGCTCGCCGCTAGCCATACGCTTATAGAGGAAGGTATGGCAAAACAGGAGTGGCTCACTCTGGCTGGCATCGCCACCGGACTTATTCTGGTTTATCTCGCCTACCAAGGGATTGAGAAGCAGAATGCGCCAGACATTGGCGAGCTAAATGACGCCGACGCCAAAAAAATGCTCATGATCGTCGGGGTTATGACCGCCCACTCTTTTGCCGAAGGCATCGGGGTGGGCGTATCTTATGGGGGTGGTCAGGATCTTGGCTTGCTGATTACCGCCACAATTGCTATCCATAACATTCCCGAAGGGCTGGCCATTGCACTAATCCTTGTCCCTCGCGGCATGTCAGTACTCAGGGCAGCAGGCTGGAGTATTTTCAGTAGCTTGCCACAACCACTTGTGGCGGTACCCGCCTATATATTCGTGAACACGTTTCAATCGATACTTCCCTTTGGCCTAGGATTGGCTGCCGGGGCGATGATTTGGATGGTGTTCGCAGAACTGCTTCCCGATGCCAACAAAGAACTGCAACCAGCAACCATCGGCGTCATTGTGGTTTTTGCCTTCCTGAGCATGATGATTTTCCAGGTTTCTATTTAACGACAAGCGCGACATTCTCCCCCCATACCTTGGTCTGAGTGGCGATGGATAGCGCGTGGTAACGCCGATCGCGAGGAACGAGCGCAGGCGGCCCCCGCGGGAGGCGGCGGAACGACGCCCAAAAGGCACCGCTCCCAACCTAAGCACCGCTGCGCGCTGCTTTTAATGCCCCCAAACAACAAAGTACGGGTTAAGCTTTTCGCTGGGGTTGGCGTAGCTAAGCGGCTGCCCTTCTAGGGTTTCAACACGACCACCGGCTTGAAGCACCACGGCATGTGCGGCACCCGTATCCCATAGGCAAGTCGGACCTAAACGGGGATACGCATCGGCTTTGC containing:
- a CDS encoding RNA-guided endonuclease InsQ/TnpB family protein, with the protein product MLKATKVRLYPTPEQAAFLNAQFGAVRFVYNKALHIISTQYKRHGTKLRAKKDLKPLLAVAKKSRKYHWLKDFDSIALQQACINLDRAFQNFFNPQLKARYPRFKRKHGKQSSYHCTGIKLGEGEIKIPKLTSIKARLHREITGTLKSITLTRTTTGKYYASVLVDDGEEAPAPLQTVDAVLGVDMGLIHLAIDSEGHKTPNPRFLKRARTNLRRKQKALSRCQKGSKGRAKARLTLAKAHERLANARADFQHKLSRQFIDDNQAVVVETLKVKNMLKNRKLAKHIADASWHSLIQKLVYKAAAQGKHLVKIDQWFASSKTCAGCGHKVDKMPLSIRAWDCPGCGAQGIDRDINAAINIRHQGIIKLRAEGLSVPAHGGLRKPGHAPAAA
- a CDS encoding stalk domain-containing protein; this encodes MDNKKTLLALSLASSLLLLSPAAMAHGGSPDYLPIDQVLRSSGATYELNDDSNELLITYGETEIRVPLGETQAFYNGEPVELSAPARLHDGEVQVERSFVHDLFRDHVPQTMMTESRRHPLDSLTAEEISKTPRKPSPSRAGI
- a CDS encoding ZIP family metal transporter gives rise to the protein MALEVTLFAVFIAALITALTTGLGALPLALSKNVGQKWLSAGAAIAAGLMLAASHTLIEEGMAKQEWLTLAGIATGLILVYLAYQGIEKQNAPDIGELNDADAKKMLMIVGVMTAHSFAEGIGVGVSYGGGQDLGLLITATIAIHNIPEGLAIALILVPRGMSVLRAAGWSIFSSLPQPLVAVPAYIFVNTFQSILPFGLGLAAGAMIWMVFAELLPDANKELQPATIGVIVVFAFLSMMIFQVSI